One Burkholderia cepacia genomic window carries:
- a CDS encoding TolC family protein, which produces MLMRNLAAFAFLAAVALAHAQPSLIQAPPGDAATAASSPPLTLADALGIADRNSPALRGALADSNASVGALMQAGARPNPELSLLQEGFGGTERTTTALVNQTIELGGKRSARLDVAAYGREAAVATLDEQGAVVRADVIAAFYGLLAAQRQLQVTEESAAIAARSADLASRRAQAGKVSPVEATKAHVAAAGVQIEVVTARGRVEVAREKLNAATGSVRTEARVAVGDLEAMPAVAPLAALTAQLDDAPLARIARAEMLRSNAAVSLERARRIPDVTVSTGMKRVVTGGVPDNQAVVGVSIPIPLFNTNKGALLEATHKAARANADLDRERTRLRLELTQAYANFEAAAQEAQRLKADILPAARLALDAMSRGYELGKFSFLDVLDAQRTLFQAQSQYVRALADAHAARADIGRLVGTPLAGVAQTPPTSP; this is translated from the coding sequence ATGCTCATGCGCAACCTGGCTGCGTTCGCCTTTCTCGCGGCGGTCGCTTTGGCTCATGCCCAGCCTTCTCTGATTCAAGCGCCACCCGGCGACGCGGCCACCGCCGCTTCTTCCCCACCATTGACGCTCGCCGACGCGCTCGGCATCGCGGACCGCAACAGCCCTGCGTTGCGCGGCGCGCTCGCCGATTCGAACGCGTCCGTCGGTGCGCTGATGCAGGCCGGCGCGCGGCCCAATCCCGAATTGTCGTTGCTGCAGGAAGGCTTCGGCGGCACCGAGCGCACCACGACCGCGCTGGTCAACCAGACGATCGAACTCGGCGGCAAGCGTAGCGCGCGGCTCGACGTCGCCGCCTACGGCCGCGAAGCCGCCGTCGCGACGCTCGACGAACAGGGCGCCGTCGTGCGCGCCGACGTGATCGCCGCGTTCTACGGGCTGCTCGCCGCGCAGCGCCAGCTTCAGGTCACCGAGGAATCGGCCGCGATCGCCGCGCGCTCCGCGGATCTCGCGAGCCGTCGTGCACAGGCCGGCAAGGTGTCGCCGGTCGAGGCGACCAAGGCGCACGTGGCGGCGGCCGGCGTGCAGATCGAAGTCGTGACCGCACGCGGCCGTGTCGAGGTCGCACGCGAGAAGCTGAACGCGGCGACGGGCAGCGTGCGCACCGAAGCGCGCGTCGCGGTCGGCGACCTCGAAGCCATGCCGGCCGTGGCGCCGCTTGCCGCGCTCACCGCGCAACTCGACGACGCGCCGCTCGCGCGGATCGCGCGCGCCGAGATGCTGCGCTCGAACGCGGCCGTATCGCTCGAACGCGCGCGGCGCATTCCGGACGTCACCGTCAGCACGGGCATGAAGCGGGTCGTGACGGGCGGCGTGCCGGACAACCAGGCCGTGGTCGGCGTGTCGATCCCGATTCCGCTGTTCAACACGAACAAGGGCGCGCTGCTCGAGGCGACGCACAAGGCCGCGCGCGCGAACGCCGATCTCGATCGCGAACGCACGCGCCTGCGGCTCGAGCTCACGCAGGCATACGCGAATTTCGAGGCCGCCGCGCAGGAAGCGCAGCGGCTGAAGGCCGACATCCTGCCGGCCGCGCGTCTCGCGCTCGACGCGATGTCGCGTGGCTACGAACTCGGGAAGTTCAGCTTCCTCGACGTGCTCGACGCGCAGCGCACGCTGTTCCAGGCGCAATCGCAGTACGTGCGGGCGCTTGCCGATGCACATGCTGCCCGCGCCGACATCGGCCGGCTCGTCGGTACGCCGCTGGCGGGCGTCGCGCAAACGCCGCCCACCTCACCCTGA
- a CDS encoding DUF2970 domain-containing protein yields the protein MKLLGMIKLVLWSFFGVRNSKAHAADLANVNYTLLPFVAIVLALLVGAVIYGVVHLVVEPTATMQGF from the coding sequence ATGAAACTGCTCGGCATGATCAAGCTGGTCCTGTGGAGTTTCTTCGGCGTACGCAACAGCAAGGCGCACGCGGCCGATCTCGCGAACGTCAACTACACGTTGCTGCCGTTCGTGGCGATCGTGCTCGCGCTGCTCGTCGGCGCGGTGATCTACGGCGTCGTGCACCTCGTCGTCGAGCCGACCGCGACGATGCAGGGCTTCTGA
- a CDS encoding glutathione S-transferase family protein, translating to MPVAEKPSVPIRVYSFLLSGHAHRVRLFLSLLGLPSETVDVDLAAGEQRRPAFLALNPLGQVPVIDDGGTVIADSNAILVYLAKRYGDAHWLPDDPASAAVVQRWLSYAAGPIAAGPAAARLVTVFGAPLDHEQAKRIAVRLFDAIDAEFAKQPFAAGAQPTIADIAAYSYIAHAPEGGVSLEPYPHVRAWLARVEALPGFVAMPTTRAGLLAA from the coding sequence ATGCCTGTTGCCGAGAAGCCGTCCGTTCCGATTCGCGTCTACTCGTTCCTGCTCTCCGGGCATGCGCATCGCGTCCGCCTGTTCCTGTCGCTGCTCGGCCTGCCGTCGGAGACCGTCGACGTGGATCTCGCGGCCGGCGAGCAGCGCCGGCCGGCCTTCCTTGCGCTCAATCCGCTCGGGCAGGTGCCCGTGATCGACGACGGCGGCACGGTGATCGCCGATTCGAACGCGATCCTCGTGTACCTCGCGAAGCGCTACGGCGACGCGCACTGGCTGCCCGACGACCCGGCAAGCGCGGCCGTCGTGCAGCGCTGGCTCTCGTATGCGGCCGGGCCGATCGCAGCGGGGCCGGCTGCCGCGCGGCTCGTGACCGTGTTCGGCGCGCCGCTCGATCACGAGCAGGCGAAGCGCATCGCCGTCCGGCTGTTCGACGCGATCGACGCGGAGTTCGCGAAGCAGCCGTTCGCGGCCGGTGCGCAGCCGACGATTGCGGATATCGCCGCGTACTCGTACATCGCGCACGCGCCGGAAGGCGGCGTGTCGCTCGAGCCGTATCCGCACGTGCGCGCGTGGCTGGCGCGCGTCGAGGCGCTGCCGGGCTTCGTTGCGATGCCGACGACGCGCGCCGGCCTGCTCGCGGCATAA
- a CDS encoding TonB-dependent siderophore receptor, producing the protein MTVNRRRMSPALRRRARVGVGIGIGVGLGISLFAAQAGAASVDASASASDADAASGGGTLPAISVSGARGNTLRARTASVAGHDDAPLRDTPASVSVVTRAQLDDQQAKRLSDVVRNDASVVNDYAPVGYFEGFAIRGFPVDLASAIRIDGLTVSGEQNVPLENKERVEILKGLAGIDSGVVAPGGVINFVTKRSANVASLTGGVDSRGSTSAAVDLGRRFGPDNQFGFRINAAKENMHSYIDGTNGRRTFGSIAADWDISPRASLQLNAEFQQWIQRSAPGYQLLGGTVVPSVKTTSKALGTQPWAKPVTTDALNLNARFDYQFNDDWKAYIAAGRSRTMIDDNSAFAYGCSYAASCAAGATSPFFFGANGDYDVYDFRSPGEYRRNDDLRAVTTAKFSTGPVRHELTLGVSVQRRVVSMADAVYDYVGSENIYGPDVTFAPSPNVPGPSYPRLDAWQYGVFGLDRISIGEHWQVLAGGKEVLLRQRSWSSLDGAATHTDRSVFLPQVALVYKPVNVLSLYASYSKALSLGDQAPVRATNAYAFLPPVESHQFEVGAKYDWLDRLSLTAAVFSISKPFQFAQPDASNGSYTFVQRGTQRHQGIELGAAGQVTQRLSLTATVAAIRARAYDSGSPAYEGHQIINVPALRASLYADYAVPGVAGLNVLGGVEYSAARNANEEGTAQVPAWFVFNLGARYTTKIGGHRTVLRVSVDNLFNKFYWRDAGEQQGDAYLFPGAPRTARVSLTYDF; encoded by the coding sequence ATGACTGTGAACAGAAGAAGAATGTCGCCGGCACTGCGGCGGCGCGCGCGTGTCGGCGTCGGTATCGGTATTGGCGTCGGTCTCGGCATCTCGCTTTTCGCCGCGCAGGCAGGCGCGGCTTCCGTCGATGCATCGGCGAGCGCTTCGGACGCCGATGCGGCCTCCGGCGGCGGCACGCTGCCGGCCATCAGCGTGAGCGGCGCGCGCGGCAATACGTTGCGTGCGCGCACCGCGTCGGTCGCCGGCCATGACGACGCACCGCTGCGCGATACGCCGGCGTCGGTGAGCGTCGTCACGCGCGCGCAGCTCGACGACCAGCAGGCGAAGCGGCTGAGCGACGTCGTGCGCAACGACGCGTCGGTCGTCAACGACTATGCGCCGGTCGGTTATTTCGAAGGCTTTGCGATCCGCGGTTTTCCGGTCGATCTCGCGAGCGCGATCCGGATCGACGGGCTGACGGTGTCCGGCGAACAGAACGTGCCGCTCGAGAACAAGGAGCGCGTCGAGATCCTGAAGGGGCTTGCCGGCATCGACAGCGGCGTCGTCGCGCCCGGCGGGGTGATCAACTTCGTGACGAAGCGCTCGGCGAACGTCGCGAGCCTGACGGGAGGCGTCGACAGCCGCGGCTCGACGTCGGCGGCCGTCGATCTCGGCCGCCGCTTCGGCCCCGACAATCAGTTCGGTTTCCGGATCAACGCCGCGAAGGAGAACATGCACTCCTACATCGACGGCACGAACGGGCGGCGCACGTTCGGCTCGATCGCCGCCGACTGGGACATCAGCCCGCGCGCGAGCCTGCAGCTCAATGCCGAATTCCAGCAGTGGATCCAGCGTTCCGCACCCGGCTACCAGCTGCTCGGCGGCACCGTCGTGCCGTCGGTCAAGACGACGTCGAAGGCGCTCGGCACGCAGCCGTGGGCGAAACCGGTGACGACCGACGCGCTGAACCTGAACGCGCGTTTCGACTACCAGTTCAACGACGACTGGAAGGCGTACATCGCCGCCGGCCGCAGCCGCACGATGATCGACGACAACAGCGCGTTCGCGTATGGCTGTTCGTATGCGGCGAGCTGCGCGGCCGGCGCGACGTCGCCGTTCTTCTTCGGCGCGAACGGCGACTACGACGTGTACGACTTCCGCAGCCCCGGCGAATACCGGCGCAACGACGACCTGCGCGCCGTAACTACGGCCAAGTTTTCGACCGGGCCGGTGCGCCACGAGCTGACGCTCGGCGTGAGCGTGCAGCGCCGCGTCGTCAGCATGGCCGATGCCGTGTACGACTACGTGGGCAGCGAGAACATCTACGGCCCGGACGTCACGTTCGCGCCGTCGCCGAACGTGCCCGGGCCGTCGTATCCGCGCCTCGATGCATGGCAGTACGGCGTGTTCGGGCTCGACCGCATCAGCATCGGCGAGCACTGGCAGGTGCTCGCGGGCGGCAAGGAAGTGCTGCTGCGCCAGCGCAGCTGGAGCAGCCTCGACGGCGCCGCGACGCACACCGACCGCTCGGTGTTCCTGCCGCAGGTCGCGCTCGTCTACAAGCCGGTGAACGTGCTGTCGCTGTATGCGTCGTACAGCAAGGCGCTGTCGCTCGGCGACCAGGCGCCCGTGCGCGCGACCAATGCGTATGCGTTCCTGCCGCCCGTCGAATCGCATCAGTTCGAGGTCGGCGCGAAATACGACTGGCTCGACCGGCTGAGCCTCACGGCCGCCGTGTTCTCGATCAGCAAGCCGTTCCAGTTCGCGCAGCCCGACGCGTCGAACGGCAGCTACACGTTCGTGCAGCGCGGCACGCAGCGGCACCAGGGGATCGAACTCGGCGCGGCCGGGCAGGTCACGCAGCGGCTGTCGCTGACCGCGACCGTGGCGGCGATCCGCGCGCGCGCGTACGATTCGGGTTCGCCGGCGTACGAAGGGCACCAGATCATCAACGTGCCCGCGCTGCGCGCATCGCTGTATGCGGACTACGCGGTGCCGGGCGTCGCGGGGCTGAACGTGCTGGGCGGCGTCGAGTACAGCGCGGCCCGCAACGCGAACGAGGAGGGCACCGCGCAGGTGCCGGCGTGGTTCGTGTTCAATCTCGGCGCGCGCTATACGACGAAGATCGGCGGCCATCGCACGGTGTTGCGCGTGTCGGTGGACAATCTTTTCAACAAGTTCTACTGGCGCGACGCGGGCGAGCAGCAGGGCGATGCGTACCTGTTCCCGGGCGCGCCGCGCACCGCGCGCGTGTCGTTGACCTATGATTTCTGA
- a CDS encoding type II toxin-antitoxin system Phd/YefM family antitoxin, translated as MKFPTRVKPISYLKSHAAEIVKDISESREPMLITQNGEAKLVVMDVKSYEEREVTLALLKLLALGNREIEQGHFRAVEDVFTELDEDGER; from the coding sequence ATGAAATTTCCCACCCGAGTCAAGCCGATCAGCTACCTGAAGAGCCACGCCGCGGAGATCGTCAAGGATATTTCGGAGAGCCGGGAGCCGATGTTGATTACCCAGAATGGCGAGGCGAAACTCGTCGTCATGGACGTCAAGTCCTATGAGGAACGTGAAGTAACGCTGGCGCTCCTGAAGCTTCTCGCCCTCGGCAATCGTGAGATCGAGCAAGGTCACTTTCGTGCTGTCGAGGATGTCTTCACGGAACTCGACGAAGATGGCGAGCGATGA
- a CDS encoding LysR family transcriptional regulator, whose protein sequence is MADLRDVNLNRLAIFVAVVDAGSLTAAAERLGLAKTVVSTHMQRLESEVGANLLVRTTRRLSVTDAGRAFYDACRDIVRAAESALDAVSSDAGPLRGTLRVSVPIDYGALVVAPAVVALRDRHPGLDVELVANDRVVDLVADNLDVAIRIGRLADSNYRAVQLGTYEKWLVASPAFVARWGLPRDPAALAALPFVMLSTLPRPHTFELESARGGKASVRCTAHVVSNTATACRAIVLAGGGFGLLTDFSTADDVAAGRLVRLLPAWRSAPAGIHAVYPSTRLPSPKVRAFVDAMREKIGAAPVRATRGRSTKSKRASG, encoded by the coding sequence ATGGCCGATCTGCGCGACGTGAACCTGAACCGGCTGGCGATCTTCGTCGCGGTGGTCGACGCCGGCTCGCTGACGGCCGCGGCCGAGCGGCTCGGCCTGGCGAAGACGGTCGTCAGCACGCACATGCAGCGCCTCGAATCCGAGGTCGGCGCGAACCTGCTGGTGCGCACCACGCGGCGGCTGAGCGTGACCGACGCGGGGCGGGCGTTCTACGACGCGTGCCGCGACATCGTGCGCGCCGCCGAAAGCGCGCTCGACGCTGTGTCGTCCGACGCGGGGCCGCTGCGCGGCACGCTGCGCGTGAGCGTGCCGATCGACTACGGCGCGCTGGTCGTCGCGCCTGCCGTCGTCGCGTTGCGCGACCGGCATCCGGGCCTCGACGTCGAACTCGTCGCGAACGACCGCGTCGTCGATCTCGTCGCGGACAACCTCGACGTCGCGATCCGCATCGGCCGCCTCGCCGATTCGAACTATCGCGCGGTGCAGCTCGGCACCTACGAGAAATGGCTGGTCGCGAGCCCCGCGTTCGTCGCGCGCTGGGGGTTGCCGCGCGATCCGGCGGCGCTCGCCGCGCTGCCGTTCGTGATGCTGTCGACGCTGCCGCGCCCGCATACGTTCGAGCTCGAGAGCGCGCGCGGCGGCAAGGCGTCGGTGCGCTGCACCGCACACGTCGTGTCGAACACCGCCACCGCGTGCCGCGCGATCGTGCTCGCGGGCGGCGGCTTCGGGCTGCTGACGGACTTTTCGACCGCCGACGACGTCGCGGCCGGCCGGCTCGTGCGGCTGCTGCCCGCGTGGCGCTCGGCGCCGGCCGGGATTCATGCGGTGTATCCGTCGACGCGGCTGCCTTCGCCGAAGGTGCGGGCGTTTGTCGATGCGATGCGGGAGAAAATTGGCGCGGCGCCGGTGCGGGCGACACGCGGGCGGTCGACGAAGTCGAAGCGTGCTTCCGGATGA
- the pnuC gene encoding nicotinamide riboside transporter PnuC, protein MSTLEIAGVIVSALAIWLTAKRRMLCWPVGLVSVALYGWIFFDAKLYSDMLLQGAFAVLQVYGWQRWLAQRVDRAHGTAGGAASHGAVVPVSGVTPAKVLPDLIAAVVGSALLGGMMARWTDAALPFVDASLTAFSLVAQYWTARRYIASWGLWIVVNVVYVGMFVFKELYLTAGLYALFIGLAVVGWRDWSRTAAAVRAAAS, encoded by the coding sequence ATGTCCACCCTCGAAATCGCCGGCGTGATCGTCAGCGCGCTCGCAATCTGGCTGACCGCGAAGCGGCGCATGCTGTGCTGGCCGGTCGGGCTCGTGTCGGTCGCGTTGTACGGCTGGATCTTCTTCGACGCGAAGCTGTATTCGGACATGCTGCTGCAGGGCGCGTTCGCGGTGCTGCAGGTGTACGGCTGGCAACGCTGGCTCGCGCAGCGCGTGGATCGCGCGCACGGCACGGCCGGCGGCGCCGCGTCGCACGGCGCCGTCGTGCCGGTCAGCGGCGTCACGCCCGCGAAGGTGCTGCCCGACCTGATCGCGGCCGTCGTCGGCAGTGCGCTGCTCGGCGGCATGATGGCGCGCTGGACCGATGCGGCGCTGCCGTTCGTCGATGCGTCGCTGACCGCATTCAGCCTTGTCGCGCAATACTGGACCGCGCGGCGATACATCGCTTCGTGGGGGCTGTGGATCGTCGTGAACGTCGTGTACGTCGGTATGTTCGTGTTCAAGGAGCTGTATCTGACGGCCGGACTCTATGCGCTGTTCATCGGGCTGGCCGTCGTCGGCTGGCGCGACTGGAGCCGCACGGCCGCGGCGGTGCGCGCGGCAGCGAGCTGA
- a CDS encoding phosphotransferase enzyme family protein gives MSNPTESTALVAHADADAIAPPQFGVDGEQAERDWPLMTHDEVAAILARIDDAGPPAQLAWHSPRQFAAAVLVHAARGRALFVKRHHVSLRDVEGLEEEHRFIAHLRERGIPVPDILADRDGATAVTLGDWTYEVHAAAPGCDAYRGVMSWQPFTHPSHAYAAGQALARLHHAAAGFDAPARPVRLLLSSFRVLSSADLPGALERWVEAQPLLVRALGSRDWRGDVADAIGPYHARLVPLLPALPPLWTHGDWHASNLLWTEAGPGAQVRTVLDFGLSDRTCAVMDLALAIERNTVDWMAPADARRVEYAQIDALLDGYESLEPLGDEAYAALVAMLPIVHTEFALSEVAYFDGIVGSPETVDVAYDGYLIGHARWFGERDGRQLLDWLEHRRRTRNRIA, from the coding sequence ATGTCCAATCCGACCGAGTCGACCGCGCTCGTGGCCCACGCGGACGCCGACGCGATCGCGCCGCCGCAATTCGGTGTCGACGGCGAACAGGCCGAACGCGACTGGCCGCTGATGACGCACGACGAGGTGGCGGCCATACTCGCGCGGATCGACGACGCCGGGCCGCCGGCGCAGCTCGCGTGGCACAGCCCGCGGCAGTTCGCGGCGGCCGTGCTGGTTCATGCCGCGCGCGGCCGCGCGCTGTTCGTCAAGCGTCATCACGTGAGCCTGCGCGATGTCGAGGGGCTCGAGGAGGAGCATCGTTTCATCGCGCATCTGCGCGAACGCGGCATTCCGGTCCCCGACATCCTGGCGGACCGCGACGGCGCGACCGCCGTGACGCTCGGCGACTGGACCTACGAGGTGCACGCGGCGGCGCCCGGATGCGATGCGTATCGCGGCGTGATGTCGTGGCAGCCGTTCACGCATCCTTCGCACGCCTACGCGGCCGGGCAAGCGCTTGCGCGCCTGCATCATGCGGCGGCCGGCTTCGATGCGCCGGCCCGGCCGGTGCGGCTGCTGCTGTCGAGCTTCAGGGTGCTGTCGTCGGCTGATCTGCCCGGCGCGCTCGAACGCTGGGTCGAGGCGCAGCCGCTGCTGGTGCGTGCGCTCGGTTCGCGCGACTGGCGCGGCGACGTGGCCGACGCGATCGGCCCGTATCACGCGCGTCTCGTGCCGCTGCTGCCCGCGCTGCCGCCGCTGTGGACGCACGGCGACTGGCATGCGTCGAACCTGCTGTGGACCGAGGCGGGGCCCGGCGCACAGGTGCGGACGGTGCTCGATTTCGGGTTGTCGGATCGCACCTGTGCCGTGATGGACCTTGCGCTCGCGATCGAGCGCAATACGGTCGACTGGATGGCGCCGGCCGATGCGCGCCGCGTCGAGTATGCGCAGATCGACGCGCTGCTCGACGGGTATGAGTCACTCGAACCACTGGGCGACGAAGCCTATGCGGCACTGGTCGCGATGCTGCCGATCGTGCACACGGAGTTCGCGCTGTCCGAGGTTGCGTATTTCGACGGCATCGTCGGTTCGCCCGAGACGGTCGATGTCGCGTACGACGGGTATCTGATCGGGCACGCGCGGTGGTTCGGTGAACGCGACGGGCGGCAACTGCTCGATTGGCTCGAACACCGCAGGCGCACACGCAATCGAATCGCCTGA
- a CDS encoding efflux RND transporter periplasmic adaptor subunit: MSRSKLLVITVAVAGVIVAAVAIARSGADQASAPGAAGVAPASEAAGRYGGVALKNGKLSVEIVMTEKPGDARLVVYPFVDGKPAGDGVSITGALVRHDGSREAVRFDPSGQKFTSAQPIWKPHVFDATIDVKWPGGTAAFPISRADGALALSDAQIAASRIGLAKAGPAQIATPFQLPGEIKFNEDRTAHVVPRVAGIVEQVSVSLGQNVAKGQVLAVIASTDLADRRSELLTAERRLSAARITYEREKTLWKERISAEQDYQQAQVQLREAEIAVQNARQKLAALNAPIGAGALNRYELRAPFAGTIVEKHATPGEAIAADASMFVISDLSTVWAEMAVPAQRLNDVRVGRDATVIATAFESRSSGPIAYVGSLLGEQTRTAPARVVLPNPDGVWRPGMFVNVSVDAGKQGVPLAVASDALQDVDGAPSVFVRSPKGFVAQAVEIGRRDEQSAEVLKGLKPGQEYAASNSFVLKAELGKGSAEHE, encoded by the coding sequence ATGTCGCGCAGCAAACTCCTCGTCATCACGGTGGCCGTCGCCGGCGTCATCGTCGCAGCAGTCGCCATCGCCCGCAGCGGTGCGGATCAGGCATCCGCGCCCGGCGCGGCCGGCGTCGCGCCAGCCTCCGAAGCCGCCGGTCGATACGGCGGCGTCGCGCTGAAGAACGGCAAGCTGTCCGTCGAGATCGTGATGACGGAGAAGCCCGGCGACGCGCGCCTCGTCGTCTATCCGTTCGTCGACGGCAAGCCGGCCGGCGACGGCGTGTCCATAACCGGTGCGCTGGTCCGGCACGATGGTTCGCGCGAAGCCGTGCGGTTCGACCCATCGGGCCAAAAATTCACGTCCGCGCAGCCGATTTGGAAGCCGCACGTGTTCGACGCGACGATCGACGTGAAGTGGCCCGGCGGCACAGCCGCGTTCCCGATCTCGCGGGCGGACGGCGCGCTCGCGCTGAGCGACGCGCAGATCGCGGCGTCGCGGATCGGTCTCGCGAAGGCCGGGCCCGCGCAGATCGCGACGCCGTTCCAGCTGCCGGGCGAGATCAAGTTCAACGAGGACCGCACCGCGCACGTGGTGCCGCGCGTGGCCGGCATCGTCGAGCAGGTGTCGGTGTCGCTGGGGCAGAACGTCGCGAAGGGGCAGGTGCTCGCCGTGATCGCGAGCACCGATCTCGCCGACCGGCGCAGCGAGCTGCTGACGGCCGAGCGCCGCCTGTCCGCGGCCCGCATCACTTACGAACGGGAAAAGACGCTGTGGAAGGAGCGCATCTCGGCCGAACAGGATTACCAGCAGGCGCAGGTGCAGTTGCGTGAAGCCGAGATCGCCGTGCAGAACGCGCGGCAGAAGCTCGCCGCGCTGAACGCGCCGATCGGCGCGGGCGCGCTGAACCGCTACGAACTGCGTGCGCCGTTCGCGGGCACGATCGTCGAGAAGCATGCGACGCCCGGCGAAGCGATCGCCGCCGATGCGAGCATGTTCGTGATCTCAGACCTGTCGACCGTGTGGGCCGAAATGGCCGTGCCGGCACAGCGGCTCAACGACGTGCGCGTCGGCCGCGACGCGACCGTGATCGCGACCGCGTTCGAATCGCGTTCGAGCGGCCCGATCGCATACGTCGGCTCGCTGCTCGGCGAACAGACGCGCACCGCGCCGGCGCGCGTCGTGTTGCCGAACCCTGACGGCGTGTGGCGGCCCGGGATGTTCGTGAACGTGTCGGTCGACGCGGGCAAGCAGGGCGTGCCGCTGGCGGTGGCGAGCGACGCGCTGCAGGACGTCGACGGCGCACCTTCCGTGTTTGTGCGCTCGCCCAAGGGATTCGTCGCGCAGGCTGTCGAGATCGGCCGTCGCGACGAGCAGTCCGCCGAAGTGCTGAAGGGGCTCAAGCCGGGCCAGGAATATGCGGCGTCGAACAGCTTCGTGCTGAAGGCCGAACTCGGCAAGGGGAGCGCCGAACATGAGTAA